AGGTCGACCCCACCGGCGAGGATTGCCGCGAGGGCCTGACCGCCGTGCTCTCGGTGAAGGTGCCTGACCCGAAGTTCTCTTCCCAGACCAAGGACAAGCTCGTGTCCTCCGAGGTCCGTCCGGTGGTGGAGAACCTCGTGGGCGAGGCACTCGCCAACTGGTTCGAGGAGAATCCGGTCGAGGCGAAGAGCGTGATCGGCAAGGTGGTGGAAGCCGCCGCCGCCCGCGAAGCCGCCCGCAAGGCGCGCGACCTCACCCGCCGCAAGAGCCCGCTGGACGTGGCCTCGCTCCCCGGCAAGCTCGCCGACTGCCAGGAGAAGGACCCGGCCAAGTCCGAGATCTTCATCGTCGAGGGTGACTCGGCCGGCGGCTCCGCCAAGCAGGGCCGCGACCGCGCCTTCCAGGCCGTGCTGCCGCTGCGCGGCAAGATCCTCAACGTGGAGCGCGCCCGCTTCGACAAGATGCTGTCGTCCGAGCAGATTGGCACGCTCATCACCGCGCTCGGCACCGGCATCGGCCGGGACGACTTCAATCTCGAGAAGCTGCGCTACCACAAGATCATCATCATGACGGACGCCGACGTGGACGGCGCCCATATCCGCACCCTGCTGCTCACCTTCTTCTTCCGGCAGATGCCGGAGATCGTGGACGCGGGCCACCTCTTCATCGCACAGCCGCCGCTCTACAAGGTGGCGCGCGGCAAGTCCGAGACCTACCTCAAGGACGAGAAGGCGCTGGAGGACTACCTCATCACCACCGGCCTCGAGGAAGCCTCGCTCCATCTCGCCTCCGGCGAGGTGCGCACCGGTGCCGACCTCGCTCATGTGGTGGACGTGTCGCGCCAGCTGCGCAGCGCCCTTTCCGCGCTCCATCCCCGCTACAACCGTGCGGTGGCCGAGCAGGCGGCGCTGGCGGGCGCCTTCGCCCCCGCTGCGCTGGAAGACGCAGCCACCGGCTCCGCCGCCGCGGCCGAGGTGGCCCGCCGCCTCGATGCGCTGGCGGACGAGACCGAGCGCGGCTGGACCGGCCTCTGCGACGAGACCGGCTATGTCTTCTCCCGCACGGTGCGCGGCGTCGCCGAGGTGGCGCGGCTCGACCATGCCTTCATCGCCTCCCCCGAGGCGCGCCGGCTCGACACCCTCGCCCGCGACCTCGACGGCGTGTTCGCCGCCGCCGCGACCCTGAAGCGCCGCAGCGACGAGCAGGTTCTGTTCGGCGCCGTGGACCTGTTCGACGCCGTCACCGATTCCGGCCGCAAGGGCCTCTCGCTGCAGCGCTACAAAGGCCTCGGCGAGATGAACCCCGAGCAGCTGTGGGAGACGACGCTGGACATCAACGCCCGCTCCCTCCTCCAGGTGCGCGTGAAGGAAGTCGACGCCGCCGACGACCTCTTCAGCCGCCTGATGGGCGACACGGTGGAGCCTCGCCGCGAGTTCATCCAGGAGAATGCGCTCAGGGCCAGCGTGGACGTGTGAGGCACGTCCCGGCCCGCCGCAGGAGGTGAGGCCATGAAGACGCCGATGATTGTGCTCCTCGCGGCGCTCGCCATCCTTCTGCCCGCGGCCCCGGCGGCGGCGGGCATCTCGGTGCGTTTTGTCCACCCCGAGCGCTATTCGGACGGCGATTTCCGCCTCCCCGCCGAGCGCGAGAGCATCATCGCGAGCTTTGCGAGCCTCTTCGCGCGGCTCGGCGCGCGCGATCTCAAGCCGGACCAGACCCTTGCCCTGGAGGTTCTCGACATCGAACTCGCCGGGGAATACGAGCCCTGGCGCCGGGGCGGCTGGGGTGAGGTCCGCATCCTGCGCGACATCACTCCACCGCGGTTCAAGATGCGCTACACGCTGCGCGAAAAGGGCAAGGTCGTCTTCGCCGCTACCGAGACGGTGACCGACATCAATTACATGATGAATCCCTCCGCCCGGAATGCGGGGCGCTTCCCGTTCGAGACGGCCATGCTGGAGGATTGGTTCCGCCGCCGCTTCGTGCGCCTGGAGCCGCCGCGCGGCATGTAGCAGTGACGGGGGCCGGTCGGGAAAACACCAGCCGGCCTGTAAGCCGGGTTCTGTACGGCGGGCGTTTCCGCCCGCGTGGCGACCATTCCTCTGGGACGCCGGTTGCCCGGCGCCTCTAGCAGTCAACCCGGACGGCGCCCCGTAGACAGGGGTGGTTGCCCGTGCCGTCCCTATTCGACTTTGCTCCCGGTGGGGTTTGCCGTGCCGCTCCCGTTGCCGGTCGCGCGGTGGGCTCTTACCCCACCGTTTCACCCTGGCCCATGCACGCATGGGTGGTTTGATTTCTGTGGCACTTTCCCTGGGGTCGCCCCCGCCGGACGTTATCCGGCACCGTGTCTGCGTGGAGCCCGGACTTTCCTCGACACCGAAATGCCGCGGCCGCCCGGCCGGCTGGTCGGGGAGGAATGGGGGTTCAGGGGCGGGGCGTCAAGAACTTCCTCCCTCACCCCACCAGCTCGAACCACTCGTCCTCGGTGATGACCTTCACCCCCAGCGCCTGCGCCTTCTCCAGCTTGGAGCCAGCGCCGGGCCCGGCGACCACGAGATCGGTCTTGGCGGAAACGGAGCCCGCCACCTTCGCCCCCAGCCGCTCGGCCATGGCCTTGGCTTCGTCGCGGGTCATCTTCTCCAGCGACCCGGTGAACACCACGGTCTGGCCCGCCACCGGGCTTTCGGCGGCCACGCGCTCCATGGGTGCAGGCGTCACTTCCGCCAGCAGGGCCGCGACCACCTCGCGGTTGCGCGGCTCGTGGAAGAACTCGATGACGGCTTCCGCCACCACGTCGCCCACACCGTCGATGGCCAGCATCTCCTGCCAGGCGTCATTGCCCTTGGGGTGCTCCTCGCCGGGGATGACGGCGGCCAGCGCGCCGGCCTCCAGTGCTTCCACCGTTCCGTAATGGCGCATGAGGCGCTTGGCGTTGGTCTCGCCCACATGGCGGATGCCAAGGGCGAAGACGAAGCGGTCCACCGCCACGTTGCGGCGGGACTGGATGGCGACGAACAGGTTGGCCGCCGAGGTCTTGCCCCAGCCCTCCCGGTTTTCCAGCCGCCGGAGGCCCTCCTTGTTGCGCGCTTCCAGCGTGAAGATGTCGGCCGGCGAGGCGATCAGCCCCCAGTCGTAGAAGGCGCGCACCTGCTTCTCGCCCAATCCCTCGATGTCGAAGGCGTTGCGCGACACGAAGTGGCGCAGCCGCTCCACCATCTGCGCCGGGCAGATGAGGCCGCCGGTGCAGCGGCGCACCGCGTCCACCTTGCCGGTCTTGGTGTCCACCTCGCGCACCGCATGGGAGCCGCAGGCGGGGCAGAGCGTGGGGAATTCGTATGGCTTCGATTCCGCCGGCCGCTTCTCGGTGATGACGCGCACCACCTGCGGGATCACGTCGCCGGCGCGCTGCACCACCACCGTGTCGCCGACGCGGATGTCCTTGCGGGCGATCTCGTCCTCGTTGTGCAGGGTGGCATTGGCCACCACCACGCCGCCCACCGTCACCGGCATCAGCTTCGCCACCGGGGTGAGGGCGCCGGTGCGACCCACCTGGATGTCGATGGCCTCCAGCACGGTGGTCGCCTGCTCGGCCGGAAACTTGTGGGCGATGGCCCAGCGCGGCGAGCGGGAGACGAAGCCGAGGCGGCGCTGCAAATCGAGCCGGTCCACCTTGTAGACCACACCGTCGATGTCATAGGGCAGGCTCGCCCGCTGCGCCTCGATGGAGCGGTAATGGGCGATCAGCTCCGCCGCACTGGTCACGCGCACCATGAGCGGGTTGGTGGCAAAGCCCCAGCGGGCGAAAGCCTCCACCATGCCGTGCTGGGTCTCGGCCGGCAGCGGCGTCGCCTCGCCCCAGGCATAGGCGAAGAATTTCAGCGGCCGGGACGCGGTGATGGCGGGGTCGAGCTGACGCAGGGAGCCGGCGGCGGCGTTGCGCGGATTGGCGAACACTTTCTCCTCGGCCGCCGCCTGCCGGGCGTTCAGCGCCTCGAAATCGGCCTTCGCCATGTAGATCTCGCCACGCACGTCGATGATATCAGGCACGCCGGCGCCATGGAGCCGGTTGGGGATGTCGGCGATGGTGCGCACATTGGCGGTGACATCCTCGCCTTCCGATCCGTCGCCGCGGGTGGCGGCGACCTCGAGACGCCCCTCCACATAGCGGAGCGAGCAGGAGAGCCCGTCGATCTTCGGCTCCGAGGTGAACGCCACCACCTCCTCAGCACCGAGACCGAGGAAGCGCTTCACCCGCGCCACGAACTCCTCGACCTCATCATCGGAAAAGGCGTTCTGCAGCGAGAGCATGGGCACGCCATGCACCACCTTGCCGAATTTTTCCGAGGGCGCCGCGCCCACCTTGGCCGAAAGGCTGTCCTCGCCCACGAGGCCGGGAAAGCGCGCTTCGATGGCCTCGTATCGGCGCCGCAGGGCGTCATATTCGGCATCGGAGACGAGGGGCGCGTCCTCACGATAATAGGCCGCGTCGTGGCCCTTGATCTCCTCGGCGAGGGCCGCGTGCTCGGCGGCGGCGTCGGAGGGAGAGAGATCCTCCACGTTCAGGGAACGTAGGGGCAAGGCGGGCTTGGTCATCGTCGGCGGTTCCCGGCAGGCGTCCGCCGTCGCCGGCGGGGGCTTGAGCTATATCCACTCCGCCGGAGTTTCGTTCAATCGCGCTGGACGATTTTCGATCAATGTCGCCTTCCTGAAAAATGTCTAAGGTACGCCGAAGCGAATCTCATGGGGGATGAACATGGGGGATGAAATGGTCAGGGTGTCCCGTTACACGCGCCGGCTTGCGGCGCTTGCCGCCGCCACCTTTCTCGGCGCCGCGTCGCCGGCCCTGGCGCAGTTTGCTCCCGACCCCTCGGCCGATCCGGCGCTGGTCGCGCGCGGCGAATACATCGCCAAGGCGGCGGACTGCATGCCCTGCCATACGGGCGACAAGTCCAAGCCTTTCGCCGGGGGCCTCGCGCTCAATACGCCTTTTGGCGCCATCTACTCGCCCAACATCACGTCCGACCGCACCACCGGCATCGGCAAGTGGACCTACGATGAGTTCGTGAACGCCGTGCGCAACGGCATCCGCAGGGACGGCGCCTATCTCTATCCGGCCATGCCGTTCGACGCGTACACGCAGATCACCGACGACGACATGAAGGCCCTGTGGGCCTATGTCCGCGCCATTCCGCCGGTCCCCAACACCCCGCCGGACAACCAGCTGGAATTCCCCTTCAACATCCGCCTCGGCATGCTGGCGTGGCGCGAATTGTTCTTCGATCAGGGTCGCTTCCACCCGACCGCGGGCAAGAGCGATGCGTGGAATCGCGGCGCCTATCTCGTCAACGCGCTTGGCCATTGCGGCGATTGCCACACCCCGCGCAACCTGATGGGCGCGACCAAGGCCAAGGCCGCCTTCCTGGGCGCCGACATCGACGGCTTCTGGGCACCGGACATCGACACCGCCTCGCTCAAGAAGACCTGGACGCCGGAGACCCTTGCCAGCTTCTTCGCCTCCGGCTCCGCGCCGGGCAAGACGTCGGTGTTCGGCCCCATGGCCGAGGTGATCCACGATTCCCTGAGCAAGCTCACCGCGGACGACCGCGCCGCCCTCGTCACCTATCTGTTCGATGCCCCGCCCCCGGCCGACAAGCCGGCGGTGCAGAAGGCGTCGCCGCTTTCGGCTGACGTCTATGCGCGGGCCTCCAAGCTCTACATCGACAATTGCGCCGTCTGCCACATGGACAAGGGCGCGGGTCGCGGCGACACCATCCCCGCGCTTGCGGGCAATCCGGCCGTGGTCGCGGCGGAGCCCTACAACATCATCATGGCCGTGCTCGGCGGCCTGCCCCCTGGCGGCACCTACGGCGCCATGCCCTCCTTCGCCGGACGGCTGGATGACCAGCAGATCGCCGACCTCGCCAACTACGTGCGCACCTCGTGGGGCAATACCGCCCCGCCGAACGTGAACGCCTCCATGGTCGCCGCCTGGCGCGCCACGGCCAAGGTGCCGGACTACGGCACGCAGGCCGCCTCCGCCTTCACCTGTCCCGACGTGGGCGGCGCCCCCGGCTCGGATGGTCCCGATGCGAAGGCGGTGGCCGCGCTCTCGGCCATGATGGCGGGCGGCCAGCGCTCCATTCCCATGATGGTGGACACCTACAAGGCCGCCTCCGGCTCGTCCGGCTCCGGCACGATCGTGGATGCCCTCACCGCCGCCTATTGCCCGGTGGTGGCCAAGAGCAAAGCGCCCGACTGGCAGAAGACGGCGGAGCTGCGCCGCTTCACCCTCCAGGCGGCCATGGAAGTGTCCCGCCGCACCGTGTCCGGCCCGGTGGACAGCCAGCCCATCGCCTGGGCGCTGCCGGTCGGCCCCGGCCTCGTGCTGAAGGAGCCCGCCAGCCTCGCCGACAAGCTCGCCTGCCCGGCCGATGACGGCAAGGCGGTGCCGGCCGACCTCTCGGCGGGGGCGGCGAAGCTGCTCACCGGCGTGAAGCCCCCCATGCAGGGCGCGGCCATCGCCTCGGCGGCGACCACCCTCTACCAGCAGAACCCGAAGGCGCGGCCGGCGGATGTCGCCAACGCGCTCATCGCGTCCTACTGCCGGACGGTGGCGCAGGTGAAGACCTCGGTGGCGGAGCAGAATGCGCTGCTCAACCAGTTCGCCGGCCAGGCCGTGCAGACCCTCCAGCTGCTGCCGCCGAGGAAGACCGTGGTGGAAGCCGCTCCCGCGGCCGCGCCGGCGCCTGCTGCGCCCGCCAAGAAGAAGTGAGGCAGGCCCCGGCGCGTCCGGGGCTTCCCGCTCCCGCCTCTCCGGCCTGATCCGGACGCCCGGCGCACACCGCGCCGGGGCAGGCGAGGGCGGCGCTTCAGGAACCGTTAACCGTGTTTCATGTGAAACGGCCGCTCCGGAAACCGGGGCGGCCGTTTGCTTTTTCCCGCAATAAAGATTGGGCGGCCATGCCCCAAGGCGTCAGTCGTGGCTCTGCAGACCGTCGTGGACCTCGAACACCACGTTGCCCTCCCGCCAGGCGAACGGGGCGCTGGAATCCTGCACCTTGATGTCGCTCTGGGGAATGAGCTTGTCGCAGAGCATCACCAGGATGTCTTCGAGGGGCGCGCTGGTGTCGTTCTCCTCGGTCATGCGGTCGATGGAAATTTCGCCGCCCTCCACGCCACCATCCTCGATATGAACGATGAAGATCTCTTCGTGGCCATGGATGCCATGGGCGGTGACGCGAAAGGTCTCTCCCTGATACTCAAATTCCCGGACCATTATCGTTTCTCACTGCTGTCATTGAAAAATACGCTGGGACGCAACTGGACTGGCGGGGCAGACCCGCTGAAAAGCGGCGAAATCTAGATGGGTGATCGCGAAATAGTCAAGTGTTGCGCGGTCAGGAAAATATCGCCCGATAATTGAGCAGATTCCTTCGGTGCTACTGCGCCTTCGCCTCCCGCGCACGCGCCACCAATTGCTCCGCCGTGGGCAGGATGCCGGAGACAATGCGGTCGACGCCTTCGGGAGTTGGGTGGAGCCCGTCCGGCAGGTTCAGCGCGCGGTCGCCAGCAACGCCTTCCAGGAAGAAGGGATAGAGCAGCACGCCCTCGGCGGCGGCGATGTCCGGGAATATCCTGTCGAACGCCTCGCGATAGGGCTGGCCCATGTTGGGCGCGGCCTTCATGCCGGCGAGGAGCACGGTGATGCCGCGCTTGCGCAGCCGCTGGACGATCTCGGTGAGCGCCTTGCGCGTCACCGCCGGGTCGAGCCCGCGCAGCATGTCGTTGGCGCCGAGTTCGACGATCACTGCGTTCGTGCCCTGCGGCACCGACCAGTCGAGGCGGGCGAGGCCCTGGCTCGCCGTCTCGCCGGAGACGCCGGCATTCTCCACCTTCACGTCCAGCCCCTTCGCCCTGAGCGCGGCTTCGAGGCGGGCGGGGAATGCGGCGGAGCGCGCGATGCCATAGCCGGCCGTCAGGCTGTCCCCGAAGGCGACGATGCGCAGGGTCGCCGCCTCCGCCCCTGACGCGAACGTGAAGACGAGGAAAGCGGCGATCAGCCCCGCCACCGCCTTAAATGCCCGTTCCCATGACGCACCCGGCAGGTGCTTCCTTCGTTCCTGCCCGACCCAACGCAGCTCCGGACGCACGGCAAACCCACGCATGGATGATATTTCCTCTCCGCTTCGCACCATCGCGCTGAAGCATGTGGACCTTTCCCTCGGGGCGGGGGCGGCCCGGGTTCATGTCCTGAAGGACATCTCTGTCGAGATCGGGGCAGGCGAGGCCGTGGGCCTCGTCGGTCCGTCCGGCTCCGGCAAATCGACGCTGCTCATGGTGATGGCCGGGCTGGAACGGGTGGATGCGGGGCAGGTGAGCGTCGCCGGCACGGACATCACCCGCCTCGGCGAGGACCGGCTGGCGCGCTTCCGTGGCCGGCATGTGGGCATTGTCTTCCAGTCCTTCCACCTCATCCCCACCATGACCGCGCTGGAAAACGTGGCGGTGCCGCTGGAACTCGCGGGCCGCGCCGACGCCTTCGAGCGCGCCCGGCAGGAGCTGGCCAACGTGGGCCTCGCCGACCGGGCACAGCATTATCCGGGCCAGCTTTCCGGTGGCGAGCAGCAGCGCGTGGCGCTGGCCCGCGCGCTTGCGCCGGAGCCGCCCATTCTCGTGGCGGACGAGCCCACCGGCAATCTGGACGAGGCCACCGGCCGGCAGGTGATGGACCTCATCTTCTCCGTCCACCGCGCGCGCGGCACGACGCTGGTGCTCGTCACCCACGATGCAGCGCTCGCCCGCCGGTGCAGCCGGGTGCTGCGCCTGCGCTCGGGGGTGATCGAGGAGGATACGAAGATGGCTCTTGAGGTGGCCGCCCGATGAGCCTTTCCTCCTCGCGGCTTCCCGTGCCGCTGCGCCTCGCTCTCCGGGAGCTGCGCGGGGCGCGGCGCGGCTTCGGCATCTTCCTCGGCTGCCTGGTGCTGGGCGTCGCCGCCATCGCCGGCATCGGCTCCTTCGCCGGCGCGCTCACCCAGGGGCTGGAGCGGGAGGGCCGCGCCATCCTCGGCGGTGACGCCGGCTTCAGCGTCGTGCAGCGGGAGATGACGGACGAGGAGCGCGCCAGCCTCGACCGCCACGGCACGCTGGGCTCCGTTGCCCTGCTGCGCGCCATGGCCAGGACCGAGGCGGGCGATGCCACCCTCGCCGAACTCAAGGCCGTCGACGGCACCTATCCTCTCGTCGGCACGGTCGGGCTCGATCCGCCCCTGTCCGTGGCCGACGCCCTGCGGGAGAACGGCGGCGTGTACGGCGCCGTCGCCGATCCCGTCCTGCTGGGCCGGCTGGGGTTGAAGGTCGGCGAGCGCATCCGCGTGGGCGATGCCACGTTCGAGGTCCGCGCCGCGCTCACGAGCGAGCCGGACAAGCTGTCCTCCGGTGTCGGCCTCGGTGCCCGCCTCCTCATCTCCCAGGCGGCGCTGCCGGCCACGGGCCTCATCCAGCCCGGCAGCCTCGTGCGCTGGAGCTATCGCCTGCTGCTGGATGATGCTTCGCCGCAAGAGCTCAAGGCGGTGATGGAGGAGGTGCGCGAGCCCATGGGCCGCGCCGGCTTCGAGGTGCGCACCCGCGACGGCGCGACGCCTCAGCTTGCCCGCAATGTCGGGCGCATCAGCCAGTTCCTCACCCTTGTGGCGCTCACCGCGCTGCTGGTGGGCGGGGTGGGCGTCGCCAATGCGGTGTCGAGCCATCTCGCCGGCAAGCTGGAGGTGATCGCCACCCTCAAGGCCGTGGGCGCGACGCGCCGCGACGTGTTTCTGACCTATGGGGCGGAGATCGGCCTCATCGCCGCTTGCGGCATCGTGCTCGGCCTGATGCTGGGCGCGGCGCTGCCCTTCGGCGCCGCCGCCGCCATCGGCGCGCTGGTGCCGTTCCCGCTGAACCCGACCCTCGACGGGGCGGCGCTGATGCGGGCGGCGCTCTATGGGCTGCTGGTGGCGGGCGTGTTCTCGGTCATCCCGCTGGCGCGGGCGCAGGAGGCGCGGGTCTCGGCGCTGTTCAGGGATGGCATCGGCGAGATGCGGCGGCGCATCGCGCTGCCCTATCTGCTGCTGGTCGGCGGCCTCGGAGCGGCGCTCGTGGTGCTCGCCCTTCTCACCTCCGACGACAAAAGGGCCGCCGCCATCTTCCTCGCCGCCGCCGCCGCCGTGTTCGTCCTGCTGCGTCTGGTCGCCTCCGGCCTGATGGCTCTGGCCCGGCGGGCGCCGCGCCCGCGCGGGGCGGCGGCGCGCCTCGCTCTCGGCAACATCCACCGGCCGGGCGCGCTGACGCCGTCGGTGGTGCTCTCGCTCGGGCTTGGGCTGTCGCTGCTGGTGGGCATCTCGCTGATCGACGCCAGCCTCAACCGCGAGCTGAACGGTCCCGTGCGCGAGAGCGCGCCCAGCTTCTTCTTCGTGGACGTGCCCAACAGCGAGGAGGCGGACTTCCGCGCCTTCCTCGCCGAACAGGCACCGGGGGCGGTGGTGAAGTCGGTGCCCATGCTGCGCGGCCGCATCACCCATGTGAAGGACACGCCCGCCGAGGAGGTGAAGCCGCGTCCCGACGCCGCCTGGGTTCTGCAAAGCGACCGCGGCATCTCCTCGTCTGCCGCGGTTCCCGACGGCTCCACCGTGGTCGCCGGCCGGTGGTGGACGGGCGAGGAAACCGAGCCCCTCGTCTCCTTCGACAGCGAGCTCGCCGCAGGCCTCGGGCTCGCGCTCGGGGACACGGTGACGGTGAGCGTGCTCGGTCGCAGCGTCACCGCCCGCATCGCCAATCTGCGGCAGGTGAAGTGGGAGCGGCTCGGCATCAATTTCGTCATGGTGTTCTCGCCCGCGACCTTCGCCGGCGCGCCCTATACGGTGCTGGCGACCCTCGCCTTTCCCGATGGGGGCGACACGGCGCGGGAGATCGCGCTGCTCAAAGCCATGGCCGCGCGCTTTCCCGCCATCACCACCGTGCGGGTGAAAGAGACGCTGGAGGAGGCGCAGAAGATGCTGGACAACCTCTCCCTCGGCATCCGCGCGGCGAGCCTCGTCACGCTCATCACGTCGGTGCTCGTTCTGGCGGGTGCGCTCGCCGCCGGGCGGGAGCGGCGGATCTATGATGCGGTGATCCTCAAGACCCTGGGCGCCACCCGTGGGCGGCTGACCCTCGCCTATGGCCTCGAGTACGCCGGGCTCGGCTTCGCCACCGCCGTCGTCGCGACCGCGGCGGGAACGGCGGCGGCCTGGGGCGTGGTCACGCAGGTGATGGAAATCCCCTTCACCTTCGCGCCGCTTGCCGCCTTCGGCGCGGTGGGGGCGGCGCTGGCCGTGACGCTGGTGGTGGGGCTGCTGGGCACGCTCAAGGCCCTCTCGGCACCGCCGGCCCGGGTGTTGAGGCACCTTTAGCGAAGTATTTGACGTGATGAGTTCTTCGCCGGCTCCACGAAATCTTTACCCCCGCCCGCGAAGGAATGGTACCAAAATGGCACCGTGACCACGCCCCGCGAATCGGCGCGGCACCGGATGAGCATCGCGTCCGGCACGATCCCGGACAGACCGGCCGGCACTCCGCCGGACCGCACAGGGAGCAAACGACATGCGCTCTTTCCGTCAGTTCGCCCTCGCCTCGGCGACCGCCGTCGCCCTCGGCACGGTGTTCGCGAGCGGCATCGCGGCCGCCCAGCCGGCGCCCGCCGCTCCCCCCGACGCCGCGCCCTACACCGCCGAAGACGCGGCGGCCGTGCTGGACGCCCGCTTGGCCGCGCTGAAGACCGTGCTGCGTCTGACCCCCGACCAGGAGAAGCTCTGGCCGCCGGTGGAAGCCTCCATCCGCGACGCGGTGAAGGGCGCCATCGAGCGCCGCGAAAAGCGCCTCTCCGCGCCGCCTCCGGCCACCGTGCTCGACGTGCTCGCCAACGTGGCCGCCGCCGAGCAGGCGCGCGGCAAGGCGCTGGCGAGCTTTGTCGAGGCGGCCAAGCCCTTCGTGGCCTCGCTGACCCCCGCCCAGCGCAACCGCATCCCCACCTTCCTCGGGGTGCATGACAACGGCCAGCAGCCCAACACCTCCGAGCTGTGGATCTTCGAGGAGGAGGAATGATGCGCGCGCTGACCCTTCTCGCCCTTGTCGCGCCGGCGCTCGGCGCGCTGGCCGCGCCTGCCGCCGCCTTCCCGGCGCCGCGGGCCCTTGATGTCGCGACCGTGCAGACCGTCGCCGGCGGCTGCGGCATCGGCTTCCATCGTGGTCCGTGGGGCGGCTGCCGTCCCAACGGCGCCGTCTATGTGGCCCCGGGCGCGGTTGTCGTGGCGCCGCGTCCGGTCGTGGTCGCGCCGGCTCCGGTGGTGGTGGCGCCCGTGCCGCGCTGCTGGTGGCGGGCGGGGCCCTACGGCGCTGTGCGCGTTTGCAACTGAAGCGCCGCTGAAGCATTTTCCGGACGGCGGCCGGTCCGCCGTCCTGCCTCTCGCGTCAGGAAACGGCGGCGTCTTGCGCCGCCCCGCTCTCGGCATTTGGAGAGTCTTCATGCGCAAACAGATCCTGATCGCCGCTGCCGCCGCCGGCTTCCTCGGGCTCGGCATGGGTGCGGCCGCCGCCTTCCCGGCGCCGCAGCCCCTCGACCGGCTCGGGACAGTCCAGACGGTCGCCGGCGGATGCGGCATCGGCTGGCATCGCGGCCCCTGGGGCGGCTGCCGCCCCAACTATTGGCGCCCCTATTGGGGGCCGCGCTACTGCTGGT
The nucleotide sequence above comes from Xanthobacter flavus. Encoded proteins:
- a CDS encoding ABC transporter permease, whose product is MSLSSSRLPVPLRLALRELRGARRGFGIFLGCLVLGVAAIAGIGSFAGALTQGLEREGRAILGGDAGFSVVQREMTDEERASLDRHGTLGSVALLRAMARTEAGDATLAELKAVDGTYPLVGTVGLDPPLSVADALRENGGVYGAVADPVLLGRLGLKVGERIRVGDATFEVRAALTSEPDKLSSGVGLGARLLISQAALPATGLIQPGSLVRWSYRLLLDDASPQELKAVMEEVREPMGRAGFEVRTRDGATPQLARNVGRISQFLTLVALTALLVGGVGVANAVSSHLAGKLEVIATLKAVGATRRDVFLTYGAEIGLIAACGIVLGLMLGAALPFGAAAAIGALVPFPLNPTLDGAALMRAALYGLLVAGVFSVIPLARAQEARVSALFRDGIGEMRRRIALPYLLLVGGLGAALVVLALLTSDDKRAAAIFLAAAAAVFVLLRLVASGLMALARRAPRPRGAAARLALGNIHRPGALTPSVVLSLGLGLSLLVGISLIDASLNRELNGPVRESAPSFFFVDVPNSEEADFRAFLAEQAPGAVVKSVPMLRGRITHVKDTPAEEVKPRPDAAWVLQSDRGISSSAAVPDGSTVVAGRWWTGEETEPLVSFDSELAAGLGLALGDTVTVSVLGRSVTARIANLRQVKWERLGINFVMVFSPATFAGAPYTVLATLAFPDGGDTAREIALLKAMAARFPAITTVRVKETLEEAQKMLDNLSLGIRAASLVTLITSVLVLAGALAAGRERRIYDAVILKTLGATRGRLTLAYGLEYAGLGFATAVVATAAGTAAAWGVVTQVMEIPFTFAPLAAFGAVGAALAVTLVVGLLGTLKALSAPPARVLRHL
- a CDS encoding Spy/CpxP family protein refolding chaperone — encoded protein: MRSFRQFALASATAVALGTVFASGIAAAQPAPAAPPDAAPYTAEDAAAVLDARLAALKTVLRLTPDQEKLWPPVEASIRDAVKGAIERREKRLSAPPPATVLDVLANVAAAEQARGKALASFVEAAKPFVASLTPAQRNRIPTFLGVHDNGQQPNTSELWIFEEEE
- a CDS encoding GCG_CRPN prefix-to-repeats domain-containing protein codes for the protein MRALTLLALVAPALGALAAPAAAFPAPRALDVATVQTVAGGCGIGFHRGPWGGCRPNGAVYVAPGAVVVAPRPVVVAPAPVVVAPVPRCWWRAGPYGAVRVCN
- a CDS encoding GCG_CRPN prefix-to-repeats domain-containing protein, encoding MRKQILIAAAAAGFLGLGMGAAAAFPAPQPLDRLGTVQTVAGGCGIGWHRGPWGGCRPNYWRPYWGPRYCWWRPGPWGPVRVCR